A segment of the Thiovulum sp. ES genome:
TTCTTGTTGGTGATAGCTTAAATATGAGTTTTTCGGGAGAAAACGACACACTTTCAGCAACAGTGGATCAGATGATTTATCACACAAAAGCGGTTTGTCGAGGAGTTCAAAGAAGTTTTATAGTAGCGGACATGCCTTTTGGTAGCTACTCAACAAAAGAAGATGCTTTGAAAAATGCGATCCGTTTTTATCGCGAAACTTGTGCAGACTCTGTGAAAATCGAGGGCGGAGTTGAAAAAGCTGAAACAATTTCTCATCTTGTTCAAAACGGAATTGCAGTGATGGGACATATTGGACTCACTCCACAAAGTTTTCGAGGCGAAGGCGGATATTTTGTAAAAGGTCGAGATTCTCGTAGTCGTGAAAAGGTTTTTTCGGATGCACTTGCGGTTGAACAGGCAGGTGCTTTTGCGGTTGTTATCGAAGGAACAGAAAGCGATTTAGCAAAAGAGATCGCAGAAACTTTGACAATCCCAGTTATTGGAATCGGTGCTGGAAAAGATGTTGATGGTCAAGTTCTTGTTTGGAGTGATCTTCTTGGATTTTTTGAAGATTTCAAACCTAAATTTGTAAAACGATATTTAAATGGTGGTGAAATTGTGCGAAATGCAATTACTCAATATGCCGATGAGGTTCGGAACGGAACTTTTCCAGAAGAGGAAAATATATATTAAAAAATTCCCGTGCTTAAACACGGGATAAAACTCTATTTTATAATTTCTTCTAAATAGAATTTTCCGCCAAGAATGTAAAGACCCCAATCTGTTTTCTCTTCTTCTCCAGTTGAAAAAATCACACTTCTTTGATAATCGTATCCATTGTAATATGCACTTTTTCCACCATCAATTGAATTATAAATATTTATATAACTCTCATTTGTATCAACAGAATAGAAATTTAAAGTGTTTTGATAGTGATAACTTGGAAAATAAATATCTGTTAAAGCCATTGGATAGTAATAATATCCATAGTCTAAATAGTGATTTTCTACATAAAATTCGATTCCTTGAGAAATCTCAAATGCATATTTCTCTTTCCACTCTTCAACTTCTGAAATATTCAAGTCGTTAATATTTGTATAGTTTTGAGCTAAATATTCTATTTTTTGTTCGTCCGTCATCTCTTCTTCAATATGTTCTTGAAGTGAAACAGCAAATAAATTATCAGAATTTCTGTAAGTGAAAGCTTTGTGATTATGAACTGCTTCAGAATAATATTTCCATCGATATTCATCTTGAGTTTCTGGCAAAAGCACTTTATCAACTAGAGTCGGATTATTAAAATCAGAAACATTGAAAAGCTGAATTTGGTAGCCTGTTTCAGTTCCGTCAGAATCGGCATTTACTCCAAGTGAAAGAATCAAATCAGAATTGACAGGGTGGAAATAAGTTGAATATCCGTCAATTTCAAGTGGATTTTCACCAAGAACTGGCTTTTCAGGATTTGAGAAATCTACAACATAAAGAGGATCAGTTTGACGGAAAGTAACAATATAACCTTTATCGCCTAAAAATCGGACTCCCCGAATTGTTTCGCCCTCTTTTCCAAGTCCGCTAATTTCACCGACAATTTCCAAAGTTCCGTTTTTTTCGACGATTGACGAAACAATATTATCAGTATCGCCACCACTCCACCAACTTCTAACTTTTGTAGTTGCAACTCGGAGAACCTCATCGTATTCTGAAAGTGAAAATTGATTTAAAATTCGACCATCAAGGAAAGTTTTTCCGTTGTAAGAGAGTTCGTTAGAAATTCCAAATTTATAAATTGCAATTCGTTCGTCGTAATTTCTCCAATTCCAATATCGAGGATAATCGCTTGAAACGATATAAATTGCTTCCGTTGAGGCATACAGAGTCTCACTACCACCAACGGCTGAAATTGTTTCCATTTTTGAAAAGTCTTCAATCTGGAAAGAAGTAATTGAAGTGATAAATGGAGATTGGTCAATCTTTTTTGGTGCAAAAAGTGTTTCATTGCTGTAAAGAGGTTTGTCATTTATTTTTGCGATGAGGTCAGCTGAAACTTCCGTGTATTTGTCATAATTGATTTCGTAATAAGTTCCATTGTCATCTTGCAAATAATAGTAATAACACTCTTCTTTTTCTTCACATTCAACGACTTCTTTTTCATATTCAATTTCAATTGATGGCATAAATCGAGAAACAACAAAGAGTTTTCCACCCGTTACTCGAGTATCAACAATATTTCCGCTAATGTTGAAATCTTCAGTTTTGACAATATTTTCAATATCGGAAACATCATAAACTTCGACTCGGCTCGTTTCACTCCAAATCGAATAATCAACATAGCACCAACTATTCCAATAATAATTGTTTGTCGGATAAATTGCAATCAATTTGTCATTTACTAAATAGAGTTCATCTGGTTTTTGTTCCGTCTCAATTTCTGTAATTGCTTCATTGTTTCCGCTCAAAATCTCTGAAAAAGTCGTAACAAGAATTTTATTTTCATATCTGCCGTTTGGTAAATAGAAAATTTTATTTCCGTCATGTTTTACAATATCAGCTTCATCAACTAACTCTTCTTGAGTATTTGTTG
Coding sequences within it:
- a CDS encoding 3-methyl-2-oxobutanoate hydroxymethyltransferase (PFAM: Ketopantoate hydroxymethyltransferase~TIGRFAM: 3-methyl-2-oxobutanoate hydroxymethyltransferase): MKKITINSLQKSSEKLVMVTAYDSLFAKIFDGNVDLILVGDSLNMSFSGENDTLSATVDQMIYHTKAVCRGVQRSFIVADMPFGSYSTKEDALKNAIRFYRETCADSVKIEGGVEKAETISHLVQNGIAVMGHIGLTPQSFRGEGGYFVKGRDSRSREKVFSDALAVEQAGAFAVVIEGTESDLAKEIAETLTIPVIGIGAGKDVDGQVLVWSDLLGFFEDFKPKFVKRYLNGGEIVRNAITQYADEVRNGTFPEEENIY
- a CDS encoding secreted protein with C-terminal beta-propeller domain (PFAM: Beta propeller domain~IMG reference gene:2508609743_SP) produces the protein MQYPSLGNIYMWKSGAWVKNSGDINPTDGVWIYTNKDLYIQEKYDENQVSDITKLELERGWNLLSLPLNLAISQDVFKNEKAVWKYSGGQWSKYKHGFSGESSYPDIGVIGTGEGFWVLSETEKTIDLDETSELQNFESNESMENFLLSMVRYNRNFRYNSPHNYYYDEGFVYSEMEVDSSDSAGDNSEKVSDITTTNTQEELVDEADIVKHDGNKIFYLPNGRYENKILVTTFSEILSGNNEAITEIETEQKPDELYLVNDKLIAIYPTNNYYWNSWCYVDYSIWSETSRVEVYDVSDIENIVKTEDFNISGNIVDTRVTGGKLFVVSRFMPSIEIEYEKEVVECEEKEECYYYYLQDDNGTYYEINYDKYTEVSADLIAKINDKPLYSNETLFAPKKIDQSPFITSITSFQIEDFSKMETISAVGGSETLYASTEAIYIVSSDYPRYWNWRNYDERIAIYKFGISNELSYNGKTFLDGRILNQFSLSEYDEVLRVATTKVRSWWSGGDTDNIVSSIVEKNGTLEIVGEISGLGKEGETIRGVRFLGDKGYIVTFRQTDPLYVVDFSNPEKPVLGENPLEIDGYSTYFHPVNSDLILSLGVNADSDGTETGYQIQLFNVSDFNNPTLVDKVLLPETQDEYRWKYYSEAVHNHKAFTYRNSDNLFAVSLQEHIEEEMTDEQKIEYLAQNYTNINDLNISEVEEWKEKYAFEISQGIEFYVENHYLDYGYYYYPMALTDIYFPSYHYQNTLNFYSVDTNESYINIYNSIDGGKSAYYNGYDYQRSVIFSTGEEEKTDWGLYILGGKFYLEEIIK